GCGGGGGGACCGGGTGGCGCTCGTCGTCTTCGCGGGGACGGCCTACACCCTCTGCCCGCCGACGCTCGACTACGCGGCGCTCCAGATGTTCCTCAAGGCGGTGCGGGTGGGGGTCGTTCCGCTCGGCGGCACGGATATCGGGGGCGCCATCGGGCAGGCGATCCGCATCTTCGAGGAGGGCGAGCGCGAGCACCGCGCGCTCATCCTCCTCTCAGACGGGGAGGATCTGCGGGAAGGGACCGAGGCCGCGGCGAAGAGGGCGAAGGAGCTCGGCGTGAAGATCTTCTCGGTGGGGATCGGGAGCCCGTCGGGCGAGCTGATCCCTGTCGAGGACGACGCGGGGGGCACAAGCCACCTCAAGGACCGCGAGGGGCGGGTCGTGCAGACGAAGCTGGACGAGCGCACGCTCCAGCAGGCGGCCTTGTTGACGGGGGGCGCCTACGTCTATCCCTCCGGCGGAACCTTCGGCCTCGTGACACTGTACGAGCAGGAGATCGCCGAGATGGAGAAGAAGGAGCTCGTGGAACGGCAGCGGAGGGTGTACGTCAACCGGTTCCAATGGCCGCTCGCCGCGGCGTTCGTCCTCCTCTGCGTGGAGACGGCGATAAGCGAGCGGATGGGCCGCAGGAAACGGGGGCCCGCCCGGGCGGGAGTCGGGGGGCGCGGCGCATGAGCGGATTCGGCGCGTGGAGGAGGATCGGGGCGGGCGTCGCCGCGGCGGCCCTCTCCGTCTCCTCTCTCGGCCTCTCGTATCCCGCCGCGCGGAAAGCCGTGCGGGGCGACGAGGCGTACCGGAGGGGCGACTACGGGGAGGCGCTGCAGCGCTACTCGGAGGCGCTGGCGGAGGCGCCCGAGGAGCCGCGGCTCTTCTTCAACATCGGCGACGTCCTCTACCGCCAGGGGGGCTACCCCGAGGCCGTGAAGTTGTTCCAGAGGGCCGCGGTGACGGGCGATTCGCGGCTCCGCGCGAAGTCGTGGTACAACATCGGCAACGCGCACTACCGCTCCGCCGCGCGGGAAGGCGCGCCGGAGGCGGCGGGGCAGGCCGGCGACATGGAGGCGCTGAAGCGGTCGGCCGCCTCCTACATCAGGGCGCTCGAGTGCGCCCCCGACGACCTGGACGCGAAGTACAACCTCGAGTTCGTCCAGCGAGAGATCCGGAAACTGGAACAGCAGCAGCAAAAGCAGAAAAACAAGGAGGAGGAGAAGGAAAAGGAGAAGGAGAAGGACAAGCGGCAGGAACAACAAGACAAGGATGATAAAGACAAAGAGGACGAGCAGGACAAGCCGCCCCAGTTCACCTATCGCCCTGCGCCGGACGAGGAGTGAGTATGCGATTGAACGCAGTGCCGAGTCGCGCAGTTATCGCTGCGGTACTGGTGTGTGCGGCATCTGTGACCCCGCGCGCCCATGCCGCCAAAAACGATGTGCCGTCGGGCGCCGGCCGGACCGAAGTGGATACAAAGGGCACGCCCATCTGGTGGCAGGGCATGCTACACAAGGACGGCGATGTCGATTGGTACCGCTTTGATTCAGAAGAGCCGGGGATGCTCAATCTGGCGTTTGAAAAACCTGCAGGGAAGGAGTTCTTCTGTAGCCTTTTTTCGGAGGGCGATACCCGCACGCCTATTATTGCGGTGCCGCCCGGAGAGGTGGGGAAGAAGTTCAACGGATACACCGCTGTGAAACTGGGAAGGGGGACGTACTTCCTCAAGATCTGGGGATCGCCGGGCCATTTCTCCAAGAAGCAGGATGAGAAATATCAGTATGCGCTCACCGTGCCGATGGGGGGCGGCACGGGGGGCGGCGCCAACCAGCAGCAGCCTCAGCAGGAGCATGAAACCCCCCAGCCGCAGCAGGCGCAGCCGACCCCCCAGGTGACGCAGACCCCCCAGGCGCGACAGGAAGGACAGCCGGTCCCAAAGGCAGGTGGAGAACTGACGGAGGATCAGGCAAGGGCGCTGATCGAGGCGCTCGAGCGGGAGGAGCGCGACCCCACGCACCTGCTCCAGATCGAGGGCGCCCCCGCAGAGACGCACGCGGACAAGGATTGGTGACGGTCGCGGTTCCCGGCATCTCGTTGCTGGTTTCCGCGGGGAGCGGAGGATATACTTACGCCGGTATGCGCACGCTGGTCTGCGGCATTGTGGCGGCATGCATCTGCGCTCCGGGAAGCGCCGGCGCGGCGGAGCTCTCCGCCTCGGTGGACCGGAACGTCGTCTCCCTCGACGACCGGCTGGTGTTGAGCGTGGAGGTCTCGGGGGCCGGGCAGGGGAGCGCCCCCGAGCTCCCCCCGCTCGACGGTTTCGCCGTCGCCCACACGGAGCGCTCGACACAGATCCAGATCGCGAACTTCCAGATGACGACGAGCGCCCGGTACGACTACACCCTCGTTCCCCTCAAGGCCGGCAGGCTCGTCATCGGCCCCGTCACCCTGCGGGAGGGGGACCGGGAACAGCGCACGCCGCCGATCACGGTCGAGGTGCTCGACCGAGGCCGTCCGGTTCCCCCCTCCCCGCCGCCTTCCGGCGCCGGCCGCCCGGCTTCGCCCGCCCCGCGCGAACCCGACTCCGCCCCGGGCGCCGCGCCGCCGGAGCGGATGTTCATCGAGATCGAGGCCGACAAGACGAATCCGTGGCTCCGCGAGCAGGTCATCCTCACCTTCAGGTTCTGTTACGCCGACGTGGCGCTCGCGGATCAGCCCGTCTACGAGGCCCCCCCCGCGCACGGCTTCGTCGAGAAGCAGCTTGGCGACGGGAGGAGCGTCAACTCCACCCGCGTGATCAACGGCAGGCGCTACCTGGTAAGCGAGCTCAAGACCGCGCTCTACCCGTACCGGACGGGGGAGCTCGCCGTGGGCCCGGCGCGCCTCAAGGGGAACATCCTGGCCGATTCGCCGCGTCGCGCGCGCCCCCCGCGCGGCTTTTTCGACATGGACGATTTCTTCGGCGATCCGTTCTTCGGCGGCTTCGTCAAGAAGCCGTTCTCGCTCGTCTCCAACGAACTGAAGATCGACGTCCGCCCCCTCCCGAAGGAGGGGGCGCCGGAGGGGGAGGTCCCGGTCGGCAGGTACCGACTCGCGGTGGAGGCCAAGCCGCGGGAGGTCCGTGCGGGCGACCCGGTCACGCTCACGATGACGCTCACCGGCGAGGGGGACCTGGAGCGTGTGCCCCCGCCCCGGGTGCGCGCCCTCGACGGCTTCAAGA
This region of Chlamydiota bacterium genomic DNA includes:
- a CDS encoding VWA domain-containing protein; protein product: MGKRVVPASALLVAAFALFLKWAAGRRRRALERFAEPALAPALVIGLSGRRRKARALLLTAALALIAVSLAQPKWGYHWRRVTREGIDIVIAMDTSKSMLAADVKPDRLTRARMEVSELLDRLRGDRVALVVFAGTAYTLCPPTLDYAALQMFLKAVRVGVVPLGGTDIGGAIGQAIRIFEEGEREHRALILLSDGEDLREGTEAAAKRAKELGVKIFSVGIGSPSGELIPVEDDAGGTSHLKDREGRVVQTKLDERTLQQAALLTGGAYVYPSGGTFGLVTLYEQEIAEMEKKELVERQRRVYVNRFQWPLAAAFVLLCVETAISERMGRRKRGPARAGVGGRGA
- a CDS encoding tetratricopeptide repeat protein: MSGFGAWRRIGAGVAAAALSVSSLGLSYPAARKAVRGDEAYRRGDYGEALQRYSEALAEAPEEPRLFFNIGDVLYRQGGYPEAVKLFQRAAVTGDSRLRAKSWYNIGNAHYRSAAREGAPEAAGQAGDMEALKRSAASYIRALECAPDDLDAKYNLEFVQREIRKLEQQQQKQKNKEEEKEKEKEKDKRQEQQDKDDKDKEDEQDKPPQFTYRPAPDEE
- a CDS encoding protein BatD, with amino-acid sequence MRTLVCGIVAACICAPGSAGAAELSASVDRNVVSLDDRLVLSVEVSGAGQGSAPELPPLDGFAVAHTERSTQIQIANFQMTTSARYDYTLVPLKAGRLVIGPVTLREGDREQRTPPITVEVLDRGRPVPPSPPPSGAGRPASPAPREPDSAPGAAPPERMFIEIEADKTNPWLREQVILTFRFCYADVALADQPVYEAPPAHGFVEKQLGDGRSVNSTRVINGRRYLVSELKTALYPYRTGELAVGPARLKGNILADSPRRARPPRGFFDMDDFFGDPFFGGFVKKPFSLVSNELKIDVRPLPKEGAPEGEVPVGRYRLAVEAKPREVRAGDPVTLTMTLTGEGDLERVPPPRVRALDGFKSYEPTGSVSAGGKTFEQAIVPLDEKITEIPPVIFTYFDPGEGRYVTLKEGPVPLKVLPPQEGNGKIVSLPSAAGGRDVQLIERNIVFIKTSPGTLKREAATEAPGVRFWLLQAVPLIAVAAAAAHARHRSRLRSDRGYARLHRAGRATRARLKSVERAMRKGNAEEFYGGIAKAVSGYVADRLNMPAGGMTPDLVREALASRGVDPGLIRRLDELYRTCDLARFAPSGAAGNEMAHCHGEATGVLEELRRGRW